The Humulus lupulus chromosome 4, drHumLupu1.1, whole genome shotgun sequence genome has a window encoding:
- the LOC133832698 gene encoding uncharacterized protein LOC133832698 yields the protein MENDMSEALAQLNILNKLPQQLTKEDIINKHLPTVDHWEDIYYKYSHSMGFSVRKEDARRDNENKEWQRKWVCSNKGFRREKWTNLKNRKKKPRVVTCTGCLALLRMKFDKSENSWVVKDFNPTHDHNFALKTDMQFLRSNRAFPDCMGTQVMSMRRSGIWTFHILNHLAAERGGHEYVPSLKKDLYNWIG from the coding sequence ATGGAGAACGACATGTCGGAAGCACTCGCACAACTAAATATTTTGAACAAGCTTCCACAACAATTAACAAAGGAAGACATTATAAACAAACACCTACCCACGGTTGACCACTGGGAAGATATTTACTACAAATACTCTCATTCGATGGGGTTTAGTGTTAGAAAAGAAGATGCCCGTCGGGACAATGAAAATAAAGAGTGGCAAAGAAAATGGGTTTGCTCTAATAAAGGGTTTAGACGAGAAAAGTGGACAAACCTAAAGAACCGTAAGAAAAAACCAAGGGTTGTTACCTGCACAGGGTGCCTAGCACTACTGCGCATGAAGTTCGACAAGTCCGAAAACAGTTGGGTGGTGAAAGACTTTAACCCAACGCATGATCATAACTTTGCTTTGAAGACAGATATGCAGTTCTTGAGATCTAACCGTGCTTTCCCAGATTGTATGGGCACCCAAGTAATGTCAATGAGACGGTCGGGCATATGGACTTTCCACATATTGAATCACCTTGCTGCagaaagaggaggacatgagTATGTTCCGTCCTTGAAAAAAGACCTATACAATTGGATTGGATGA